The window TGGGCAGCTGTGCGATGAACTGCTTGGTGGCCGAGTAGAACGGGTCGCTGTCGCCGCAGTCGATGCGGATCGGGATCGACCCCAGCGCGGGAAGACCGAACACGCTGTTGGCCGCGAAGTCCCCGGGACCGTCGAACGCGCCGGGGGCGGCGGCGCCGGACGACAGCCACAGCGCCGGGCTGACCGCGGTGATCGCCGCGGTGCGGGCCGGACCGAGCCGGGCACCCAGCAGCAGCGCCCCGTAACCGCCCATCGACCAACCCAGGAACGCCACCCGCGAGGTGTCCAGGCCCCTCTCGGACAGCATCGGGATGAGTTCGTCGAGCACCATCGCGCCGGAGTCCTCACCCGAGGCGCGCTTGTGCCAGTAGCTGCCGCCGCCGTCGACCGCGACCACGGCGAACGGTGGAAGCCCGGCGTTGACCGCCTGCGCCAAGCCCTGCTCGACACCGCCAGCCATCACCGCTGCGGCGTCACTGCCCTTGCCGTGCAGCGCGATGACCGGACGCAGCGGGGCCGTCTGGCCCGGCGGGCGTGCGATCGCCCAGTTGGTCGCCACACCGCCGCGGGCGGCCGACACGAACGACCCGGTGACCATCGTCGGGGCGGCTATGCCGGCCGATGCCGGCTCCAGGGGAGGTGGCGGAAGCAGAGGTGCGCCGACCCCCGTCATGGCGATGTCGTGCCCGGCGAGGCGAGTACTCGATTCGAGCAACGTGCCCATCGCAAACGCCCCGGCGGCCGCTCCGGCACCGAGTCGCAGGACTGCGCGACGGCTCAGGTTCGGCATGCGGGCCATCTTGCCATCGGCTGGGCCGGGGGGCCGAATTCCGTCCGAGCGCTGGCGGGGCCGCAAGTTAATGATTCGGTGAAAGGGCAGTGTCACGGTGGGCCCTGCTGGCAGCATTCAGATCCATGACCGCAGCGGTGACCCCCAAGGGGGAGCGACGACGGTATGCGCTGGTCAGCGCGGCCGCCGAGCTGCTGCGCGAGGGTGGGTTCGACGCGGTGCGCCATCGTGCGGTGGCGCGGCGCGCCGGTCTGCCGCTGGCCTCGACGACCTACTACTTCTCGTCGTTGGACGATCTGCTCGAAAGCGCTGTCGAGCACGTCGGCGCGGTGGAGGCCGCCCAGCTGCGGGCCCGGGTCGACGAGCTGCCCAGGCGCCGGCGCGGCGCCGAGGCGACCGCTGACGTGCTGGTCGATCTGTTGGTCGGCGACCCCGCCGAAGAGCCGATCAGCGAACACCTGATTTCGCGGTATGAGCGCTACATCGCGTGCGCGCGCCAGCCCGCGTTGCGCAGCATCCAGCGCCGGCTGCTTCAGCAGCGGGTCGATGCTGCGGTCGAGGCCGTCGCCCGGTCCGGTCGGGACGTGCGGGTGGACATGCTCACCGCGATGGTTTGTGCGGTCGATGGTGCGGTGGTCTCCGCCCTTGTCGGGGACGGCGATGGGCCGCGCGAAATTGCGCGCGCCACGCTGGTCGACGTCATCGACGTCCTGGCCCCCACCGACGAACGCAGCCTGCGGGTCTGAGCGGTGGGAAGGCTCCGCGCCCGCAGGGCAGGGGTGACGATGTAGCCGTTCGCCGGGTCGCCGTAGATCGTCACGTCGGCGGGCCGCCGAGTGGCGAACCGAGCGACGTAGGCGCAGAGCACCGAATCGACAGGATCCTCGGCTCGGCGTAACTCAGCCTTGCGGGTGGCCCCTGTGACCGCGGCGGTGAGCCTGCGCCAGTCGGGATGGTCCGCGATGTCCAGATCGGGCAGCGCCTCGGTGAGATCAACCAGCTTCGTCAGCTCGGACTGCAGGTGCGCGAAATCGCGGCCGGATTTCTGCTTGTATTTCAGCGTGCGATCCAGGCCGAACAGCACGACGGCTGCCGCGTGCGGGTAGACCTCGAGGGCTCGCCTCGGCGAGGGGGACAGCGGGTCGAGGTCGAGTTCCAAAGCACGGCACAGCCGGGCGCCGCGGCCGCCGTCGGCGAACCACGCCAGGCCGGTGTTGGCGGGGTGGGCACCGGCGTCGAAGCGGCGGAAGTCGGCGTTCAGCGCGCTCTCACACGGCCGCGTGCCGGTGGGGTTGGTGACCACCAGCGGGGCGTCGATGGCCACCACGCACGGACCTTCGGTGTAGGGCGCGAGCTGGGCCAGGACGTCGGCGTCGGCACCGGCCGCACCGACGTGTTGCAGCACCCCGGCATCGTCGAGGACCGCCACGCCGGTGGGGTTGCGCTGCCCCCAAGCCAGGTCGACGCCGACGAAGTGCATACCGCAAACCGTAAGCTGTGGGCTCGTGAGCATTCCGAATGTCCTGGCCAACCGGTACGCGAGTGCGGAGATGGTGGCCATCTGGTCGCCGGAGGCCAAGATCGTGGCCGAGCGGCGGCTCTGGCTCGCCGTCGTGCGCGCGCAGAAGGAACTGGGCGTTGACGTGCCCGAGGCCGTCATCGAGGACTACGAGCGGGTGCTCGAGCGGGTGGACCTCGGTTCGATTGCCGCGCGCGAGCGGGTCACGCGCCATGACGTGAAGGCCCGCATCGAGGAATTCAATGCACTCGCCGGCCACCAGCACGTGCACAAGGGAATGACCAGCCGCGACCTCACCGAGAACGTCGAGCAGCTGCAGATCCGCCGCTCCCTGGAACTCGTGCACACCCACGGTGTCGCCGTAGCGGCCCGGCTGGCCGAGCGTGCCGCCACCTACCGTGATCTGGTGATGGCCGGGCGCAGCCACAACGTCGCCGCGCAGGCCACCACGCTGGGCAAGCGGTTCGCCTCGGCCGCCGAGGAGACGCTGATCGCGCTGACCCGCGTCCGCGAGCTGATCGACCGCTATCCGCTGCGGGGCATCAAAGGGCCGATGGGCACCGCCCAAGACATGCTTGACCTGTTCGACGGGGACGCCCACCGGCTTGCCGGCCTGGAACGGCGGGTGGCTGAATTCCTCGGATTCTCAGCGGTTTTCGCAAGTGTCGGCCAGGTGTACCCGCGCTCGCTGGACCACGACGTGGTCTCAGCGCTGGTCCAGCTCGGCGCCGGCCCGTCGTCGTTCGCGCATACGGTGCGGCTGATGGCGGGCCACGAGTTGGTGACCGAGGGTTTCGCGCCCGGGCAGGTGGGTTCGTCGGCGATGCCGCACAAGATGAACACCCGCAGCTGCGAGCGGGTCAACGGCCTGCAGGTGGTGCTGCGCGGGTACGCCTCGATGGCCGCGGAACTGGCTGGCGCGCAATGGAATGAAGGCGACGTGTTCTGCTCGGTGGTACGCCGGGTGGCGCTGCCGGACGCGTTCTTCGCCATCGACGGCCAGATCGAGACGTTCCTGACGGTGCTCGACGAGTTCGGTGCCTACCCGGCGGTGATCCAGCGAGAACTGGATCGGTATCTGCCGTTCCTGGCCACCACCAAGGTGCTGATCGCCGCGGTGCGCGCCGGGGTGGGACGCGAGACCGCCCACGAAGTGATCAAGGAGCACGCTGTGGCGGTCGCGCTGGCGATGCGCGAACGCGGCGCCGAACCGGACCTGCTCGACCGGCTGGCCGCGGACTCGCGGCTGCCACTGGACCGCGCGGCCCTGGATGCCGCGCTCGCCGACAAGCAGGCGTTCACTGGGGCGGCGGCCAGTCAGGTCGACCAGGTGATCGCCGCGGTCGACGAATTGGTGAGTGCCTACCCCGACGCCGCCAAGTACACCCCTGGCGCGATCCTGTAAGGCCATGTCGCTCAACGACATCGACTTCACCGACCTGGACAACGTGTCGGCGCCCTCGGCGGCCAGCGCCACTGCGTGGCTGCGGCCTAGTTGCGACCGAGCCGGTAGAGCTTGTGGGCGTTGTCGGCCAGAACGGCTTTGGCATGCTCGCCGCCGACAGCATGGGCGACGCGGTCGACGTCAGTGTCCCGAAATGGTGTTGGTGCTCTGGTGGACGGGAGGTCGGTACCGAAGATCAGCGCCGACGGATTGGTACGAATGATATTGCGCATCGACGATTCCGGGTCGCGGACATGCATGCGACCGAATCCGGTCGCCTTGACCACCGTCCCGGCTTCCACCAGTCGCAACAGCGCACCGCAAGTGTCGTCGGACATCCCGAGATGGTCGATGCTGACTCGGGGCAGGCCGGCCAGCGTCGGTTCCAGATCCGCGAGGTCGGCGGCGTCGAGGTAGAACTCGGAATGCCAGCCGGCGACGTCGTGTACGCGACGGGCCAGCATGTCGACGTCGGCCAGCGGTGCCGAGCCGC is drawn from Candidatus Mycolicibacterium alkanivorans and contains these coding sequences:
- a CDS encoding alpha/beta hydrolase; the protein is MARMPNLSRRAVLRLGAGAAAGAFAMGTLLESSTRLAGHDIAMTGVGAPLLPPPPLEPASAGIAAPTMVTGSFVSAARGGVATNWAIARPPGQTAPLRPVIALHGKGSDAAAVMAGGVEQGLAQAVNAGLPPFAVVAVDGGGSYWHKRASGEDSGAMVLDELIPMLSERGLDTSRVAFLGWSMGGYGALLLGARLGPARTAAITAVSPALWLSSGAAAPGAFDGPGDFAANSVFGLPALGSIPIRIDCGDSDPFYSATKQFIAQLPNPPAGGFSPGGHDGGYWSSQLPAELTWMAPLLTA
- a CDS encoding amidohydrolase family protein, producing MADHDVFDAHFHVIDPRFPLVPSNGYLPEAFTVGDYLERIGGLGVTGGAVVSGSFQGFDQTYLKDALAQLGPSFVGVTQIPAHTSDDEIRDLDRAGVRAVRFNLYRGGSAPLADVDMLARRVHDVAGWHSEFYLDAADLADLEPTLAGLPRVSIDHLGMSDDTCGALLRLVEAGTVVKATGFGRMHVRDPESSMRNIIRTNPSALIFGTDLPSTRAPTPFRDTDVDRVAHAVGGEHAKAVLADNAHKLYRLGRN
- the purB gene encoding adenylosuccinate lyase, with amino-acid sequence MSIPNVLANRYASAEMVAIWSPEAKIVAERRLWLAVVRAQKELGVDVPEAVIEDYERVLERVDLGSIAARERVTRHDVKARIEEFNALAGHQHVHKGMTSRDLTENVEQLQIRRSLELVHTHGVAVAARLAERAATYRDLVMAGRSHNVAAQATTLGKRFASAAEETLIALTRVRELIDRYPLRGIKGPMGTAQDMLDLFDGDAHRLAGLERRVAEFLGFSAVFASVGQVYPRSLDHDVVSALVQLGAGPSSFAHTVRLMAGHELVTEGFAPGQVGSSAMPHKMNTRSCERVNGLQVVLRGYASMAAELAGAQWNEGDVFCSVVRRVALPDAFFAIDGQIETFLTVLDEFGAYPAVIQRELDRYLPFLATTKVLIAAVRAGVGRETAHEVIKEHAVAVALAMRERGAEPDLLDRLAADSRLPLDRAALDAALADKQAFTGAAASQVDQVIAAVDELVSAYPDAAKYTPGAIL
- a CDS encoding TetR/AcrR family transcriptional regulator, with protein sequence MTAAVTPKGERRRYALVSAAAELLREGGFDAVRHRAVARRAGLPLASTTYYFSSLDDLLESAVEHVGAVEAAQLRARVDELPRRRRGAEATADVLVDLLVGDPAEEPISEHLISRYERYIACARQPALRSIQRRLLQQRVDAAVEAVARSGRDVRVDMLTAMVCAVDGAVVSALVGDGDGPREIARATLVDVIDVLAPTDERSLRV